One genomic segment of Musa acuminata AAA Group cultivar baxijiao chromosome BXJ3-3, Cavendish_Baxijiao_AAA, whole genome shotgun sequence includes these proteins:
- the LOC135633889 gene encoding probable indole-3-pyruvate monooxygenase YUCCA10, translating to MKTEVVIVGAGPSGLATAACLSVLSIPYVVLEREACSASLWKLRTYDRVKLHLAKRFCELPHMPIPRNAPTFVPKNQFIQYLDAYVERFNINPVYSTHVELASYDEASKTWRVMARNALTDQVEEYRSRFLVVASGENTEGFIPDLPGLQTFSGKILHSSSYKSGRPYTSKKVLVVGSGNSGMEIAYDLAEHEARTSIVINSPLHVVTKEMIHMAMVMLGYLPVSVVDALVVLLSKLKYGDLSTYGIVRPSLGPMRLKAVTGRSSVIDVGTIEKIKTGEIEVVKGVTNIRGNEVEFEDGKSYHFDAIVFATGFRTNPGKWLQDADSFIGEEGFPRQKFPNHWKGRNDLYFVGFGRSGLAGCSTDAQNAADDIARKRTTVSYSSQR from the exons ATGAAGACTGAAGTAGTGATCGTCGGTGCCGGGCCTTCCGGTTTGGCCACCGCTGCATGCCTCAGTGTTCTCTCTATTCCCTACGTGGTGCTCGAGAGGGAGGCCTGCAGTGCGTCGCTGTGGAAGCTTCGGACCTACGATCGTGTGAAGCTTCATTTGGCCAAGCGGTTCTGCGAGCTGCCGCACATGCCGATCCCCAGAAACGCCCCGACCTTCGTCCCCAAGAATCAGTTCATCCAGTACTTGGACGCTTACGTCGAACGTTTCAACATCAACCCCGTTTACTCCACTCACGTCGAGCTCGCCTCCTACGACGAAGCCAGCAAGACCTGGCGCGTCATGGCGAGGAACGCGCTGACCGATCAGGTCGAGGAGTACAGGAGTCGGTTCTTGGTGGTGGCTTCCGGCGAGAACACCGAAGGGTTCATCCCGGACCTCCCCGGCCTGCAGACCTTCTCCGGGAAAATCCTCCACTCGTCGTCCTACAAGTCGGGCAGACCCTACACCAGCAAGAAAGTCCTCGTCGTCGGAAGTGGCAATTCCGGGATGGAGATAGCTTATGATCTGGCGGAACACGAAGCGAGGACTTCCATAGTCATCAACAGCCCG CTTCATGTGGTGACCAAGGAGATGATACATATGGCGATGGTCATGCTGGGTTATCTCCCTGTAAGTGTGGTGGATGCATTAGTTGTCCTTCTGTCCAAGTTGAAGTACGGAGACTTGTCCACGTACGGCATTGTTAGACCAAGCTTGGGGCCGATGCGCCTCAAGGCCGTCACCGGAAGGTCATCCGTTATCGACGTCGGGACCATCGAAAAGATCAAGACGGGAGAGATCGAG GTGGTGAAGGGGGTAACCAACATCAGAGGAAATGAGGTTGAGTTCGAAGATGGCAAATCATACCATTTCGATGCTATAGTCTTTGCCACCGGCTTCAGAACCAATCCCGGGAAATGGCTACAG GATGCTGATTCATTCATAGGCGAAGAAGGGTTTCCCAGACAAAAGTTTCCAAATCACTGGAAGGGAAGGAATGATCTCTACTTTGTAGGTTTTGGTAGAAGTGGGTTGGCCGGTTGTTCGACGGACGCTCAAAACGCTGCCGATGACATCGCCAGAAAGAGAACAACAGTTTCTTATTCTTCACAGAGATAA